A section of the Streptomyces sp. NBC_00178 genome encodes:
- the pheS gene encoding phenylalanine--tRNA ligase subunit alpha, which yields MSAPNKSYDPVEVEALKPEEIERMRDEAFAAFAAAGDLDALAQAKTAHTGGTSPLSLANREIGALPPQAKAEAGKRVGQARGAVSKALAARQAELEAERDTRVLVEEAVDVTLPYDRTPAGARHPLTTIMERVADVFVAMGYEIAEGPEVEAEWFNFDALNFVPDHPARQMQDTFFVQGADGARNDESGVVLRTHTSPVQARSLLSRKPPVYVVCPGRVYRTDELDATHTPVFHQIELLAVDEGLTMADLKGTLDHMVQALFGPEVSTRLRPNFFPFTEPSAEMDMVCYVCHGESVGNPDRPCRTCGSEGWIELGGCGMVNPKVLVACGVDPEKYSGFAFGFGIERMLMFRHNVEDMRDMVEGDVRFTRPFGMEI from the coding sequence ATGTCGGCACCGAACAAGTCGTACGACCCAGTCGAGGTCGAGGCACTGAAACCGGAAGAGATCGAGCGCATGCGGGACGAGGCGTTCGCCGCCTTCGCCGCCGCCGGCGACCTCGACGCGCTCGCCCAGGCGAAGACCGCGCACACCGGTGGTACCTCCCCCCTGTCGCTCGCCAACCGCGAGATCGGGGCGCTGCCCCCGCAGGCCAAGGCCGAGGCCGGCAAGCGCGTGGGCCAGGCCCGCGGCGCCGTCTCCAAGGCGCTGGCCGCCCGGCAGGCCGAGCTGGAGGCCGAGCGTGACACCCGGGTGCTCGTCGAGGAGGCCGTGGACGTCACGCTGCCCTACGACCGCACCCCGGCCGGCGCGCGCCACCCCCTGACGACCATCATGGAGCGCGTCGCCGACGTCTTCGTGGCCATGGGCTACGAGATCGCCGAGGGCCCCGAGGTCGAGGCGGAGTGGTTCAACTTCGACGCCCTGAACTTCGTGCCGGACCACCCGGCACGCCAGATGCAGGACACCTTCTTCGTCCAGGGCGCGGACGGCGCCAGGAACGACGAGTCCGGTGTCGTGCTGCGGACGCACACCTCACCCGTCCAGGCGCGCTCGCTGCTCAGCCGCAAGCCCCCCGTCTACGTGGTCTGCCCGGGCCGGGTCTACCGCACCGACGAGCTCGACGCCACGCACACCCCGGTCTTCCACCAGATCGAGCTGCTGGCCGTCGACGAGGGCCTCACCATGGCCGACCTCAAGGGCACCCTCGACCACATGGTCCAGGCGCTCTTCGGCCCGGAGGTGAGCACCCGGCTGCGGCCGAACTTCTTCCCGTTCACCGAGCCGTCCGCCGAGATGGACATGGTCTGCTACGTCTGCCACGGCGAGTCCGTCGGCAACCCCGACCGCCCCTGCCGCACCTGCGGCAGCGAAGGCTGGATCGAGCTCGGCGGCTGCGGCATGGTCAACCCGAAGGTGCTCGTCGCCTGCGGCGTGGACCCCGAGAAGTACAGCGGATTCGCCTTCGGGTTCGGCATCGAGCGGATGCTGATGTTCCGCCACAACGTAGAGGACATGCGAGACATGGTCGAGGGTGACGTCCGGTTCACCCGGCCGTTCGGGATGGAGATCTGA
- a CDS encoding sensor histidine kinase, giving the protein MAVGTSGSRAAHTPPARALTDGAGRDPATGSPAVDIGPDDLPDGLVVADGAGRVVCFNAAAARITATPAATAIGLPLEQALPLEDLKGRRWWTLTDPYGGLATRTGQPEQNLLLPGGREALVSARYVRESPTGPVRRLVVSLRGTEARRRTELSHAELIATVAHELRSPLTSVKGFTATLLAKWERFTDDQKRLMLETVDADANRVTRLIAELLDISRIDSGRLELRRQPVDISAAVERHIQAHTANGQAPGRFLVHTRRPLPMLWADPDKVDQVLGNLLENAVRHGEGTVTIEIAPAPAPAKSDESGTSVTVSDEGPGIPEESMARVFTRFWRGSKRGGTGLGLYIVKGIVEAHGGTITVARGPGGGAEFRFILPVSAPAYLTQGA; this is encoded by the coding sequence ATGGCTGTCGGCACGAGCGGGTCGCGAGCGGCGCACACGCCCCCCGCGCGCGCCCTGACCGACGGAGCCGGGCGGGACCCGGCCACCGGGAGCCCCGCCGTGGACATCGGTCCGGACGACCTGCCCGACGGCCTCGTCGTCGCCGACGGCGCCGGACGCGTCGTCTGCTTCAACGCGGCCGCCGCCCGGATCACCGCCACGCCCGCCGCCACCGCCATCGGCCTGCCGCTGGAGCAGGCCCTGCCCCTCGAGGACCTCAAGGGGCGCCGCTGGTGGACCCTCACCGATCCGTACGGCGGGCTCGCCACCCGCACCGGCCAGCCCGAGCAGAACCTGCTGCTGCCCGGTGGCCGCGAGGCCCTCGTCTCCGCCCGCTACGTGCGGGAGAGCCCCACCGGGCCCGTCCGCCGGCTCGTCGTCTCGCTGCGCGGCACCGAGGCCCGGCGCCGCACCGAGCTCAGCCACGCCGAACTGATCGCCACCGTCGCCCACGAACTGCGCTCCCCGCTCACCTCGGTCAAGGGCTTCACCGCGACCCTGCTGGCCAAGTGGGAGCGGTTCACCGACGACCAGAAGCGCCTCATGCTGGAGACCGTCGACGCGGACGCCAACCGCGTCACCCGGCTCATCGCCGAACTCCTCGACATCTCCCGGATCGACTCCGGGCGGCTGGAGCTGCGCCGACAGCCCGTGGACATCTCCGCGGCCGTCGAACGCCACATCCAGGCGCACACCGCGAACGGCCAGGCGCCCGGCCGCTTCCTCGTGCACACCCGCCGGCCGCTGCCCATGCTCTGGGCCGACCCCGACAAGGTCGACCAGGTCCTCGGCAACCTCCTCGAAAACGCGGTGCGCCACGGCGAGGGAACCGTCACCATTGAGATCGCCCCTGCGCCCGCACCGGCGAAGAGCGACGAGAGCGGAACGTCAGTCACCGTGAGCGACGAAGGACCCGGCATCCCCGAGGAGTCGATGGCCCGCGTCTTCACCCGGTTCTGGCGGGGGAGCAAACGGGGCGGGACCGGCCTCGGCCTGTACATCGTCAAGGGCATCGTCGAGGCGCACGGCGGCACGATCACCGTCGCCCGCGGCCCCGGCGGCGGAGCCGAGTTCCGATTTATCCTGCCCGTGAGCGCGCCGGCCTACCTGACCCAGGGGGCCTGA
- a CDS encoding TrmH family RNA methyltransferase — MGTPELISARSPRIAAARRLARRNFRGKERRFIAEGPQAVREAAAHRGGDGRPTLTELFATVEAAERYADIIGAAHEAGARVSLADADVLADVSQTVTPQGLIGVCHFLDSPFADVLAAKPTLVAVLANVRDPGNAGTVLRCADAAGADAVVLTDASVDLYNPKSVRASVGSLFHLPVAVGVPVEQAVQGLRDAGVRILAADGAGDRDLDDELDAGTMGGPTAWVFGNEAWGLPEETRALADAVVRVPIHGKAESLNLATAAAVCLYASARAQRPRRTA; from the coding sequence ATGGGCACCCCCGAACTGATCTCCGCGCGATCGCCGCGAATCGCCGCCGCCCGACGGCTGGCCAGGCGCAACTTCCGCGGCAAGGAGCGCAGGTTCATCGCCGAGGGGCCGCAGGCCGTGCGGGAGGCGGCCGCGCACCGCGGCGGCGACGGCCGGCCCACGCTGACGGAGCTCTTCGCCACCGTCGAGGCGGCCGAGCGGTACGCCGACATCATCGGCGCCGCCCACGAGGCAGGTGCACGGGTGAGCCTCGCGGACGCCGACGTGCTCGCCGACGTCTCGCAGACCGTCACCCCGCAGGGCCTGATCGGCGTCTGCCACTTCCTGGACTCGCCCTTCGCGGACGTACTCGCCGCGAAGCCCACCCTGGTCGCCGTCCTCGCGAACGTCCGCGACCCCGGCAACGCGGGCACGGTCCTGCGCTGCGCCGACGCCGCCGGGGCGGACGCCGTCGTCCTCACCGACGCCTCCGTCGACCTCTACAACCCCAAGTCGGTACGGGCCTCCGTCGGCTCCCTCTTCCACCTCCCGGTGGCCGTCGGCGTCCCCGTGGAGCAGGCGGTCCAGGGCCTGAGGGACGCCGGAGTGCGCATCCTGGCGGCGGACGGCGCGGGCGACAGGGACCTCGACGACGAACTCGACGCCGGCACGATGGGCGGGCCCACCGCCTGGGTGTTCGGCAACGAGGCCTGGGGTCTGCCGGAGGAGACGCGCGCCTTGGCGGACGCGGTGGTCAGGGTGCCGATCCACGGCAAGGCCGAGAGCCTCAATCTCGCCACCGCCGCAGCGGTGTGCCTCTACGCATCCGCCCGCGCCCAGCGCCCGCGCCGCACCGCCTGA
- the rplT gene encoding 50S ribosomal protein L20 translates to MARVKRAVNAHKKRRAILEAAKGYRGQRSRLYRKAKEQVTHSLVYNYNDRKKRKGDFRQLWIQRINAAARQNGMTYNRLIQGLKAANIEVDRKILAELAVNDANAFAALVEVAQKALPSDVNAPKAA, encoded by the coding sequence GTGGCACGCGTCAAGCGGGCAGTAAACGCCCACAAGAAGCGCCGGGCGATCCTCGAGGCCGCCAAGGGTTACCGCGGTCAGCGTTCGCGCCTGTACCGCAAGGCCAAGGAGCAGGTCACCCACTCCCTGGTCTACAACTACAACGACCGCAAGAAGCGCAAGGGCGACTTCCGTCAGCTCTGGATCCAGCGCATCAACGCGGCCGCCCGCCAGAACGGCATGACGTACAACCGCCTCATCCAGGGTCTGAAGGCCGCCAACATCGAGGTGGACCGCAAGATCCTGGCCGAGCTCGCGGTCAACGACGCCAACGCGTTCGCCGCCCTCGTCGAGGTCGCCCAGAAGGCCCTCCCGAGCGACGTCAACGCCCCGAAGGCCGCCTGA
- the rpmI gene encoding 50S ribosomal protein L35 has protein sequence MPKNKTHSGASKRFKITGSGKVLREKAGKRHLLEHKSSKKTRSLTGTVVVAPADAKKIKKLLGK, from the coding sequence ATGCCGAAGAACAAGACGCACAGCGGTGCCAGCAAGCGCTTCAAGATCACCGGCTCCGGCAAGGTGCTCCGTGAGAAGGCCGGCAAGCGCCACCTGCTCGAGCACAAGTCGTCCAAGAAGACCCGCTCGCTGACCGGCACGGTCGTCGTGGCTCCGGCCGACGCCAAGAAGATCAAGAAGCTTCTCGGCAAGTGA
- the infC gene encoding translation initiation factor IF-3, which translates to MAVRQAVAWCYRGGSISAEPRINDRIRVPEVRLVGPSGEQVGIVPLAKALELAQEYDLDLVEVAATARPPVCKLMDYGKFKYESAMKAREARKNQAHTVIKEMKLRPKIDPHDYDTKKGHVVRFLKQGDKVKITIMFRGREQSRPELGFRLLQRLASDVEDLGFIESNPKQDGRNMIMVLGPHKKKTEAMAEAREAQAARKAERQGVTPDAESEGDTAEAPAAAAEAPAETPSEA; encoded by the coding sequence GTGGCTGTCCGCCAGGCGGTCGCGTGGTGCTACCGAGGAGGATCCATCAGCGCCGAGCCCCGCATCAACGACCGGATTCGCGTTCCCGAGGTGCGACTTGTCGGTCCCAGCGGCGAGCAGGTCGGGATTGTTCCGCTTGCCAAGGCCCTGGAGCTCGCACAGGAGTACGACCTCGACCTGGTCGAGGTGGCGGCGACAGCCCGTCCCCCCGTGTGCAAGCTCATGGACTACGGGAAGTTCAAGTACGAGTCGGCCATGAAGGCCCGTGAGGCGCGCAAGAACCAGGCGCACACGGTCATCAAGGAGATGAAGCTCCGGCCGAAGATCGACCCGCACGACTACGACACCAAGAAGGGTCACGTCGTCCGGTTCCTCAAGCAGGGGGACAAGGTCAAGATCACGATCATGTTCCGCGGTCGTGAGCAGTCCCGTCCCGAGCTGGGCTTCCGACTGCTTCAGCGTCTCGCTTCGGACGTCGAGGACCTCGGCTTCATCGAGTCGAACCCGAAGCAGGACGGCCGGAACATGATCATGGTTCTGGGCCCGCACAAGAAGAAGACCGAAGCCATGGCCGAAGCCCGTGAGGCCCAGGCCGCCCGCAAGGCGGAGCGCCAGGGGGTCACCCCCGACGCCGAGTCCGAGGGCGACACCGCTGAGGCCCCGGCCGCAGCGGCCGAGGCTCCGGCCGAGACACCTTCCGAGGCGTGA
- a CDS encoding DUF1844 domain-containing protein: MSDTTSPSTDNPGFDDMARDIAEVPAVEVIVTVAVNLMSAAAVKLGLTEEGEEHKDLDEARKLVHALGGLLDASATEISTFHASPLRDGLKSLQLAFREASLVPDEPGQGPGEKYTGPVYG; the protein is encoded by the coding sequence ATGAGCGACACGACCTCCCCCAGCACCGACAACCCCGGCTTCGACGACATGGCCCGCGACATCGCGGAGGTCCCCGCCGTCGAGGTGATCGTGACCGTGGCGGTCAATCTGATGAGCGCGGCGGCCGTGAAGCTCGGCCTGACCGAGGAGGGCGAGGAGCACAAGGACCTCGACGAGGCCCGCAAGCTGGTCCACGCGCTGGGCGGGCTGCTCGACGCGAGTGCCACCGAGATCAGCACCTTCCACGCGTCGCCGCTGCGCGACGGCCTGAAGTCGCTCCAGCTCGCCTTCCGTGAGGCGTCCCTCGTGCCGGACGAGCCCGGCCAGGGCCCCGGCGAGAAGTACACGGGCCCCGTCTACGGCTAG
- a CDS encoding SseB family protein: MALKNIPDSGFSDDDGTASPALTAALAAWAEDRTAVGPVLAALRDARLLVPVVAVLGEVEEDGNGLRREKTSDMAVPTLQAGERRALPAFTSTASLALWDPEARPVAVPLHQALQAAVHEKADTVVLDLAGPVAFELTGPALLALAENRTSTDPLDDPAVVGAVREAVAAEPAVLRAHLGPGRADGTLALVLAPDAVVAQAARRVADALSASEVLRARLVRGLDLALLPAGAEAPGEPLFTR; this comes from the coding sequence GTGGCGCTCAAGAACATCCCGGACTCCGGTTTCTCCGACGACGACGGCACCGCCTCGCCCGCACTGACGGCGGCCCTCGCCGCCTGGGCCGAGGACCGGACGGCCGTCGGCCCCGTCCTCGCTGCCCTCCGCGACGCCCGGCTCCTCGTGCCGGTCGTCGCCGTGCTGGGCGAAGTGGAGGAGGACGGGAACGGGCTGCGCCGCGAGAAGACCAGCGACATGGCCGTGCCCACGCTGCAGGCCGGTGAGCGGCGCGCCCTGCCCGCCTTCACCTCCACCGCCTCGCTGGCTCTCTGGGACCCCGAGGCACGCCCCGTCGCCGTCCCCCTGCACCAGGCGTTGCAGGCCGCCGTGCACGAGAAGGCCGACACCGTGGTGCTCGACCTGGCGGGGCCGGTCGCCTTCGAGCTGACCGGTCCGGCCCTTCTGGCACTGGCCGAGAACCGGACCAGCACGGACCCGCTCGACGACCCCGCCGTGGTCGGCGCCGTGCGGGAGGCCGTCGCCGCCGAGCCCGCGGTGCTCCGCGCGCACCTGGGCCCCGGGCGGGCCGACGGCACCCTCGCGCTGGTCCTCGCGCCGGACGCGGTGGTGGCCCAGGCGGCGCGCCGCGTCGCCGACGCGTTGTCCGCGAGCGAGGTCCTGCGTGCCCGGCTGGTGCGCGGGCTCGATCTGGCGCTGCTGCCCGCGGGCGCCGAGGCCCCCGGCGAACCGCTGTTCACCCGCTGA
- a CDS encoding serine hydrolase: MVPAGSAAGGVRPVGRSPDDAQAAAAAVSSAASPSAAAGRSEEPQVDLDAELAGALAPLADGADVSVAVLDTGSGAGAVYGDGAYDTASIVKVDILAALLLRAQDEGRKLNGAELAYAEAMIRRSDNTSATELLKAVGGREGLDAANGRLGLTTTSAAHAWGLTQTTAADQVRLLQAVFGADSELSAASRTYLAGLMEQVETDQGWGVSAAGTGWALKNGWMPRTTTGLWDVNSIGRVVSGGRTLLVAVLSRGHTTKEAGVAVVEFAAEAAAGVMGAVAASG, from the coding sequence GTGGTGCCGGCCGGCTCCGCCGCGGGAGGTGTGCGTCCGGTGGGTCGTTCGCCGGACGACGCGCAGGCGGCCGCGGCCGCCGTATCCTCCGCGGCGAGCCCGTCGGCCGCGGCGGGCCGGAGCGAGGAGCCCCAGGTGGATCTCGACGCCGAGCTGGCCGGCGCGCTGGCGCCCCTTGCGGACGGTGCCGACGTGTCGGTGGCCGTCCTGGACACGGGGAGCGGCGCGGGCGCCGTGTACGGCGACGGGGCGTACGACACCGCCAGCATCGTCAAGGTCGACATCCTGGCGGCGCTCCTGCTGAGGGCGCAGGACGAGGGGCGGAAGCTGAACGGCGCGGAGCTGGCGTACGCGGAGGCCATGATCCGGCGCAGCGACAACACCTCGGCCACCGAGCTGCTCAAGGCGGTCGGTGGTCGGGAGGGTCTCGACGCGGCCAACGGGCGGCTGGGGCTGACCACGACGAGCGCCGCCCACGCGTGGGGCCTGACGCAGACCACCGCCGCCGATCAGGTGCGTCTGCTGCAGGCGGTGTTCGGTGCGGACTCGGAGCTGTCGGCCGCCTCCCGGACGTACCTGGCCGGGCTGATGGAGCAGGTGGAGACGGACCAGGGGTGGGGGGTTTCCGCGGCGGGCACGGGCTGGGCGCTGAAGAACGGCTGGATGCCCCGCACGACGACGGGACTGTGGGACGTCAACAGCATCGGCCGGGTGGTGAGCGGCGGTCGCACCCTGCTGGTGGCCGTGCTGTCGCGGGGACACACGACGAAGGAGGCGGGTGTCGCCGTCGTGGAGTTCGCCGCCGAGGCGGCGGCCGGGGTGATGGGAGCGGTGGCGGCGTCGGGCTGA
- the mycP gene encoding type VII secretion-associated serine protease mycosin, with product MTRPRRALVAAATAAAFAVLPAVPARADAIRDQQWGLQALHTDRAWQTTKGEGITVAVLDTGVDDQHPDLAGQVLPGKDFIGFGAGRGDRSWALHGTAMAGIIAGRGNGPGRGDGVLGVAPGAKILPVRVILESNDPSRAKARESRGTALAEGIRWATDHGADVINLSLGDDSKSAHPEPGEDAAVQYALGKGVAVVASAGNSGEKGDRVSYPAAYPGVIAAAAVDEYGTHAAFSTRRWYATVSAPGVDIVVANPDRHYYIEWGTSAASAFVSGAVALVRAAHPGLTPAQIKTLLADTARNPPTGGRDDARGHGLVDPAAAIEAGAKIRTEDPRARSAAAGYGKRYFGTGPAPERRDEDPAGWLAPTAGGLGAVLLALAVVLWRGRNTAGRRNTAYAPGAGASR from the coding sequence GTGACCCGCCCCCGCCGGGCGCTCGTCGCGGCGGCCACGGCCGCCGCCTTCGCGGTCCTGCCCGCCGTGCCCGCCCGGGCGGACGCGATCCGTGACCAGCAGTGGGGCCTTCAGGCCCTGCACACCGACCGGGCCTGGCAGACCACCAAGGGGGAGGGGATCACCGTCGCCGTCCTGGACACCGGGGTCGACGACCAGCACCCCGACCTCGCCGGGCAGGTGCTGCCGGGCAAGGACTTCATAGGCTTCGGGGCCGGTCGGGGCGACCGCTCGTGGGCCCTGCACGGCACGGCGATGGCGGGCATCATCGCGGGCCGCGGGAACGGTCCCGGGCGGGGTGACGGCGTCCTCGGCGTCGCGCCCGGCGCGAAGATCCTGCCGGTCCGGGTGATCCTCGAATCCAACGACCCCTCGCGCGCCAAGGCCCGCGAGTCACGCGGCACCGCCCTCGCGGAGGGCATCCGCTGGGCCACGGACCACGGCGCCGACGTCATCAACCTCTCCCTCGGCGACGACAGCAAGTCCGCCCACCCCGAGCCGGGCGAGGACGCCGCCGTGCAGTACGCCCTGGGCAAGGGCGTGGCCGTCGTCGCGTCCGCGGGCAACAGCGGCGAGAAGGGCGACAGGGTCTCCTACCCCGCCGCCTACCCGGGTGTGATCGCCGCCGCCGCCGTCGACGAGTACGGCACGCACGCCGCCTTCTCGACCCGCCGCTGGTACGCCACCGTCAGCGCCCCGGGCGTCGACATCGTCGTCGCCAACCCCGACCGGCACTACTACATCGAGTGGGGCACCTCGGCCGCCTCGGCCTTCGTCTCCGGCGCCGTCGCGCTCGTGCGCGCCGCCCACCCGGGCCTGACGCCCGCCCAGATCAAGACCCTGCTCGCGGACACCGCCCGCAACCCACCCACCGGCGGCCGCGACGACGCCCGCGGTCACGGCCTGGTCGACCCCGCCGCCGCGATCGAGGCCGGCGCGAAGATCCGCACCGAGGATCCGAGGGCGCGGTCCGCCGCGGCCGGCTACGGCAAGCGGTACTTCGGCACCGGTCCCGCCCCGGAGCGCCGCGACGAGGACCCGGCCGGCTGGCTCGCGCCCACGGCCGGCGGCCTCGGAGCCGTACTCCTCGCCCTGGCCGTCGTGCTCTGGCGGGGCAGGAACACCGCCGGCCGCCGGAACACGGCGTACGCGCCCGGCGCCGGCGCTTCCCGCTGA